In one window of Planktothrix serta PCC 8927 DNA:
- a CDS encoding AbrB/MazE/SpoVT family DNA-binding domain-containing protein produces MSKTQVTDTGQIKLPENIINYLNVKPGDILDFTIDADGRVFINRLPSSVQELKGILHRPGMQPVSIETMNDVIKQRQVNRICKD; encoded by the coding sequence ATGTCAAAGACTCAAGTTACTGACACCGGACAAATTAAATTACCTGAAAATATTATCAATTATCTCAACGTCAAACCGGGCGATATTCTTGATTTTACCATTGATGCAGATGGACGGGTTTTTATCAACCGTCTCCCTTCATCTGTTCAAGAATTAAAAGGAATTTTACATCGTCCAGGGATGCAGCCTGTCTCTATAGAAACGATGAATGATGTAATTAAGCAAAGACAAGTTAATAGAATATGCAAGGATTAG